The genomic segment CAAGTCCTGCCCGGTGTCCGTGGACATCCGGCGCGTGGTGCTGGACATTCTGGAGAAAGGCGGCGGACAGTGAGCGCGAATCCCTACATCCCCATGCTCGGCGTCATCGTCGAGACCTTTGACGAGACCCCGGACATCAAGACCTTCCGCGTGCGGCTGAAAGACGAGGAGGCCATGGCGCGCTTCCGCTTCGAGCCGGGGCAGGTGGCGCAGCTCTCCGTGTTCGGCGCCGGGGAGAGCACCTTCGTCATCTGCTCGCCGCCCACCCGCATGGACTTTCTGCAGTTCACCGTCATGCGCGTGGGCGAGCTGACCCACCGCCTGCACACCCTGCGCCAGGGCGACCCCGTGGGCGTGCGCGCGCCGCTGGGCAACCACTTCGACCACCAGTCCATGAAGGGCAAGGACATCGTGTTCATCGGCGGCGGGCTGGGGCTGGCCCCCTTGCGCACGCTGCTGTTGTTCATGCTGGACAACCGCGCCGACTACGGCGACATCACGCTCATCTATGGCGGCCGCAGCCCGGAACACCTGTGCTTCAAGGCCGAACTGGCCCAGTGGGCCGCGCGCGGCGACATGCGCGTGGAGCTCACCGTGGACAATCCGGACAAGGGCTGGTCCGGGCGCACCGGCGTGGTGCCCGCCGTGCTCACGGAGCTGGCCGTCAGCCCGAAAAACGCCGTGGCCGTCACCTGCGGGCCGCCCATCATGATCCGCTTCACCATCCAGGCCCTGGCCGCCCTCGGCTTCTCCGACGAGCAGATCGTCACCACCCTGGAGCGGCGCATGAAGTGCGGCATCGGCCTGTGCGGACGCTGCAACATCGGCGACAAGTTCGTGTGCGTGGATGGCCCGGTGTTCACCCAGGCCCAGCTGAAAACACTGCCCCAGGAATTCTAGCTGCGGCGGTGCAAGCCGTGCGTGCAACCGGCCCCATCCGGCAGATTGGCGCCTCGCCGTGCAATACGGTGCGATTCCTGTAGAAGATGTCTTCGTGGAGCCAGCGGCCAAGGAGAGTGCCGCGCGCCAAGGCCTGGGCCGACCACAGCACCGGCAGCAGCCACACGCACACCAGCATGACGATCAGGGTCAGGGGCAGGCCTATCTTCACATAGTCGGTGAAGCGGTACCCGCCTGGCCCCATGACCAGCAGGTGAGCCGGATGCGAAAGGGGGCCGGGAGGACGCGGCCTTGCGGACCCGCCCCTAGCGCTCCATCTCTTCCCAGTTCATCTGCTTGTCCCAGGCCACCTTGCCCTGGCTCTTCTTCATCTTGCGCAAGAGCACGTAGAGCGCGCCCGCGCCGCCGTCCTTGGGCTGGGCCGTGCAGAAGGCCAGGGTGATGCGCCTGAGCGGCTCGCGGGTGAGCCAGGCCTGCAGTTCCTGCCGCAGGATGCTCAGGCCCTTGGGCGAGTTCTTGCCCCGGCCGGGGATCACCAGCACCATGCGCCGCCCGGCCAGGTAGCTCTCGCGCATGAAGAACAAGAGCGAATCCAGCGCCTGGTCGGCGTTCTGGCCGTGCAGGTCCAGGTGCCCCTCCGGGGAAAGACGCCCGGCCTTGAGCTGCTGGAAGATCTTGGAATCCAGTCCGCGCACGTAGCCGTGCATGTACTCCTCGCAGAGCTCCAGCTCGAACTCCACCGGCCCCTGCATGGCCTGGCGCATAAGCCGGGCCTCCGGGTCGCCCTCCTCGTCCTCCGGCTCCGGCACGGGCGGGGGAGGCGGTTGGATCTGGCGGCCCGCGCCGCCGATCTGCTCCACCCCCTGCATGGCGCTGAAGAACAGATGCTCGTCCGCGCCCGCCACCTCGACCTGGGGCGCGGCTTCCGGGGCTTTCGCCTTGGGTCCGGCCGGGGCCACGCGGCCCTTGGCGCCCTGGCGCAGGGCGGCCTTGGCCTGCTCCACCAGGGTCGGCTT from the Humidesulfovibrio mexicanus genome contains:
- a CDS encoding FAD/NAD(P)-binding protein; this encodes MLGVIVETFDETPDIKTFRVRLKDEEAMARFRFEPGQVAQLSVFGAGESTFVICSPPTRMDFLQFTVMRVGELTHRLHTLRQGDPVGVRAPLGNHFDHQSMKGKDIVFIGGGLGLAPLRTLLLFMLDNRADYGDITLIYGGRSPEHLCFKAELAQWAARGDMRVELTVDNPDKGWSGRTGVVPAVLTELAVSPKNAVAVTCGPPIMIRFTIQALAALGFSDEQIVTTLERRMKCGIGLCGRCNIGDKFVCVDGPVFTQAQLKTLPQEF
- a CDS encoding Smr/MutS family protein, producing the protein MSKKLHSLDALKELKLKSAKPTLVEQAKAALRQGAKGRVAPAGPKAKAPEAAPQVEVAGADEHLFFSAMQGVEQIGGAGRQIQPPPPPVPEPEDEEGDPEARLMRQAMQGPVEFELELCEEYMHGYVRGLDSKIFQQLKAGRLSPEGHLDLHGQNADQALDSLLFFMRESYLAGRRMVLVIPGRGKNSPKGLSILRQELQAWLTREPLRRITLAFCTAQPKDGGAGALYVLLRKMKKSQGKVAWDKQMNWEEMER